The Glycine max cultivar Williams 82 chromosome 17, Glycine_max_v4.0, whole genome shotgun sequence genome contains the following window.
caAATAAAGTGATAATTTCTCCAGAAATTATCTTCTCTCACATAAAGTGACATCTAATTTGAATGTGTTTAATGTGATCATGGAAGACCGGATTAGATGCTATATGCAAGGCTGCTTGGTTGTCACAAATAAGTTTCATGGACTCCATATTGTAAAATTTGAGTTCATTAACAACTTGCTTCAAGCAAATCAGctcacatgttttttttttataattattagcaaagattaatatatatattaattgggGCCCATTTTTCTAccaggactttttttttcttttctttaattttgttgtcttTACCTTtagtttctttaatttaatttcagcaGTTAATTCCACTAGTTTAATTTcagtcattgaataaaaaaattacatgatagagacataaaaagttAGTAATTGGCTGTGACTTGTTCTGGATGAATTGATGCATGAGATATTGTGTACTAATGAGATAATTGTGAAAGTTTTGATTCTTTTCTGAGCAGGCGTCATTGTGAGTGATGAAGTATGAATCGAAAGCACAAGAGTAAAGAGGTTAGCATGTTTGAACGGATATCATAGTATGGTAAATCAAGCACTTCATAAATTTTCGGTGAGATGTGTGACCTTGTAAGTGTGAGAGAACAATTGTTCTTAATTTCCTGATTTTGAATGATTCTTAGATTGTTTGGGTACATACATAGGGTGGAAATGATCAATgtcttgtttgtttttcttagcGACTTAGCTAAATAACCAACCTATTATTTGAATGAATCCCTTGCACCCTGTTAAGCCTAATGCAattaattggtttttttttctgagCCTAATGAAATAAATGACCACCttatcttaggttgtaggagagcacgggtcaaggcaaatttacccttaatttgggggagttggaATTTTGgttgggtgaaaaaaaattcaaaaacatcaccaataacacacatgcaaaaataaaatatgttaagttGCTGCCGTACCAAGTCAATttctattgtaaaaaaaatgaaaaatagaaaaaagcaacaaaaaaaaaaagagagaagcaaGCCATGAGTTCAAATAAAAAGTTGATAGCAACTTAAGTCCAAATAAATTTTGTGTGTTGTTAGGAATAGAAGGCAGTTGGGTCTTTTGAGATACAAGTCATGGGTTATTAGGTAAGTGCTCTCTTATAACTTAACTTTGTTTTCCCAAGAAAAATCATGAGTTCCTTGTTAGCCCAGCCAAGTTACAAGCCTAAAAAGCACTTAGTGATCCACAATATGTATGTATGATTGCTTTAACTAAGAAGAAGTGCAAAGTTGAAAACATTGGTTCAActgttgattttgaaaatattcaaaGTCGAGACACTTGTGCGCTAAGAGAAACACTGACCTTGTGAGAAATGAAGTGTGGTAAGTCTGCCTTGATGAAATTTTTACTTGCTAACCTTTTTAATCTCCATGTGTATTCCTTCATGCTTCCATCACAAGATCAAGACAAATGCAAGCTTAAGACCATTCATTGAAAGGTTTGAAAGGATTTGCAGTTATCTCATGTGTTGGCACACTCAGCACTTGTCTTtttcttgaggacaagcaaatgTTTTAATTTGGAGAGTTGATAACTGCGGAGTCTGAactaatttgatagtcaattttagCTAATAAATGGgtgtaatttctttactttattattgtttttaaggaaataatgaagaaattaacatttttgcaattttatattagcagaattcaaaaacaaaagatttcaagtactttagaggaaaaattgatgcaaaaactagAAGAAAAAATCTTGAAGAAAAGTTGAAAGAATTGGACAGCTCGCTTAGTGCGTGCTGCAGGCTTAACGCGGAGAAAGCCCACAGTGAAGCCCAAATGAGTGCTTAGCGCAAAATGAGCGTGAAAATTAAGGAGGAGGAAGCAGAAGAAAAAATACACCGAGTATCAGAGCTATCCAAAGTCTGGGCCTATCCCTTAGGGGAAACCCCTCTCTCTTCTAGTCattctcctttttcttgttattaGTCATTCAACTATTTCTTTCATTAGCTCCTGAAGTGTAAAATCTGTTATGGCTATAAAAGGCTAAACCCATGTTGTTGAGAGCCTAGAGGTCAACTCTTGTAATGTAAATCTTtcctattatctatttaatgtaattttgtttCTATTATTCTTCTCTGTACTTTTCTGTTATTATGATCTGATCACCCGTATAATTTTAGAGGGTAATACAttgaaaaatggttattttccAAAGAACTAGGGAAGGGTAtctaaataaattcattgctagaaatagatTGACATTTATTTTGCCCAAGAATTTTTGCATCTCTTATTTTAATGTGGTTTGTTATTTTATCTCtacaaagaaatttgggagaaaaGGATAAATAAACTAGACCCTTCGTGCAGGAAACCAAAGATAGGATAATTCACTAGATGCGGGTGGAAACAATCTCACCACCTGAAATAGGACATAGAATCATGGATttagtttctcattttttttgggCTATCGCTTGTAGTCTACATGGTTGAAGTTTGAGAAAGACACATTGTCCAACTTGATAATGCAGCGCCCCATGGACTTTATCAATTTGAGTCTTCATGCAATTTCAGGCCTTCATAAGAATAACTTGCAACTGCTAATAACATAACTTTCTAGTGTGATTTGGTTGACTTCCTCCACATAGGACGGAACTATAGTTCCCTTAAGCAATGGTAGGGGATTCCAGCCATGTAGAGCGTCAGATTGTATTTGGTATTGTAGAAAATACATTGGAGCTGTGGTATTTGATATTGTAGCAAAAAGTTGCCTAGCTTAACTAGTGAGGATATTGTCTAGGCTTGTGCCCTATTAAACACTTGAACTAGGTCTCCAAACATTTGTTAATCATCTCTACTTGCCCATCAGACTGTGGGTTGCAGGCTGAACTAAAGTTGATTTTGATTCCTGCTTTCTTGAATAATTCGGTCCAAAAGTGCCTTAGAAAAACCTTGTATCTACTAATCACCATGCTAGCTAGAAATCCATATAAATAAACACtctcaaattaaaattgatgcAAGAGCAAGTACAATGAAGGGATGACTAAGTGGAATAAATGGGGGTACTTAGTAGGGCAATCCACCTCGATTAAAAGACACGTGACTTTTTCCAGTGTTTTACATCATTatttgattcattttctctctcttcttgttGTCTCATGACCTCAACTACTCAGATTTGACTTCTTTGGTTCAAATCATGCACTATAAGATTAGATATAATCTAGCCCAATGACTTTCCTAGAGACATGAGCCTAGCTACATTGCTTTCCCAGATTAATCAGCCTAGCCTCACAATGTTAGGAATAGAattgaaatgatgaagaaaaaaagaattttactaaatataagaaaagaacCGAAAGTAGAAGAGAAAAATTCTTATCCTTCTTCCCgtatttatatctaataaaacCCTCTAATTAACTATAACTCATTAATAGTCCAATTATCTTAACTAACCCTTCCTTATCCTTGTATCCTAAATCCACACAACTTTACCACAAGTAttactaaaccctaaaccccaaaccccaaacaccaaaccctaaaccctaatttgtTAGGGTTACGTGAAAAATTAGGGTTTGTGTGTAGTTGACTAAATAAGGCTAATGGTTAGGTGACTAATTTGGGTTTAGTATCACCTAAccaattagggtttatggttatttgataaattagggttagttgactaattagggtttatgggtaTTTGAGAaagtagggtttagggttacttgacaaattaatgtttatgggtatttgactaattagggtttatgggtaCTTGACTAAGTATGGTTTAGTATTACTTGACCAATTAGGTTTTAGGgttacttgactaattaggatttaggggtatttgactaaTTAGATTTTAGTGTTACTCGACCAATTAGAGTTTAGGGTTATTTGACAAATCATGattacttgactaattaggaTTTAAGGGTTTAGGATAGATTCGCATATAAAAatagattcaattttttttcggaaaaattttttaaatcaaaaagaaATGTTCGATAACAAAGATAGTTGATCGGTTAATTCAATAATAAGTAAGAAATGGGAGTTAGTATTCCATTTTTTTGATACCATTcgaccaatccaattaaattgttTACTTATTCAATTTCAATAATTGAATTCTTAAGTTTATCccagtcattttttaaatttcaattggataaaatctttcaaaagtttttttatttttttctatcattaTAGACAATATCATCTATTTACTAATTAGGGTTTGTTGTTAGTTGACCAATTAATATTTAGGGTTATTTGACATATTAGTgttacttgactaattagggtttaggggtatttgacaaattagggtttagggttacttgAAAAATTAGGTTTTATGGGTATTTGAGTAATTAAGGTTTATGTGTACTTGAttaattagggtttagtgttacttgaGCTATTCGGGTTTAgggttatttgaaaaattaggaTTACTTGATAATTAGTGTTTAGGGTTACTTGACAACATAGGGTTTAAGGTTGCTAACTACTTAGGGGTTTGTGGTTAttttgactaattagggtttagggttatttgACAAAATAGAGTTTTGGattacttgactaattagggtttagggttgctTGACAACATAGGGTTTAGGGTTGCTTGGCAAATGagggtttagggttacttgACAAATTATGATTTAGGTTACTTGACTAATATGGTTTAGGATTGTTTGACTAATTAGGATTATTTGAGGTTTAACATAATAATGTGATTGGGTCATTAATTTGATATTCACATATtgcacaaacaaaaataaataaaaaccttatcAAATAacactaaataataaatattgttcaATGATGTTGCATACATTATGCGAATGAAAAGGGTAAGAAGGCAAGAGAGGTTGAAAAAATGCATTGAGTTGATGATTAGAAGGGAAAAAAGAGAGCAGGAGAGATTtttagaagagagagaaaataaaagaaggtaAGAAAAAAGGGATGCAAGCATTCAATCTTCTAAAAATCTAAAGAGAAATAATAAAACGTAAATGTAATAATAAACCTAAATAGACTCTTTTTCCTATTCTTGCCTAATGTCAATAATATAAGAtgttcaattttataattatgttgataattttcttttatatatatagatagtgaATAAAAGGTAAATgtaataatgattatttttctcCTATTCTTACcaatatcaataatataatgTCCAATCTTATAATTATGTTGGtggttttcttttatatagagAGAGTGAGGGTTTGGTTTCATATCCATTAGTGATGAATTTGGCGGTGTCGGCGTTGGGAGGGTGGAGGGTGTGCAATGGAGCAATGTTTTTGCTTGAGGGAGGCGGTAATGGTTTGGGAATGAGAAGTGGGAGAGTGTGCAATCGGAGTGAGGCTAGTGGAGTCAGAGTCGGAGTGAGTCAGTTAAACGGAATGAATTTCATTAGAATGACACGAAAATACACctaacttagaaaacaaagaaGTAACTATGAAATAAATACCAAGGCAACTGCATAATTCCAcgaatatgaaaaataaaacagcaAAGTTAATTGTTCTAAAACGTATTACGTTATAATCAAggttttgttatattattatgcTTTTAGGTGTGCATGAACTTTAGGTCTCCATACATCGTTTTTGAACTTCATGTTTTAAATGACCATCCTTCTCtgttaatgtaataaaaaattgttaacaaGGATAATATTGGTGGATTTCTAAGGTTCTAGTTAGTAAGAAAAGCGGAGAGGATTTTCATTAGAATGACACGAAAACACCTCGATATTTCCATTAGAATGACTAAAAAACATAGAAGCAGCTATGAAATAAATCCCAAGGGCAACCACTCCTTAAACGGATTAGGATACACGCTCGAGAGAAGCATAGAGTAAATTGGTAGTCATAAAATTCTACTTCCAAATCTTGGACCAATTTATTCGTTCTAAAGGTGCCTCTTGTCCAAGTCATCAAAGTAAGCATGTTCCATTGCTTTCTTTGCAGAAATCCTCTTGGAAGGCTCATATTTCAACATttgctgaaaagaaagagaaaaatataatgaaaaaaaaaaaaacaggactTAGATGCCAGATGACAGTTAGTTTAGGAGTAGCTTACAGATAGCAAATCCAGTCCAAGCTCATCCAAACTTGGAACAGCCGTTGACAGACTTTGAGGGTTCCATTGAGGGTATTCATGCCAGTTCATTAGTTTACTCACGCCTGGCCACACGTCTTCGTTGGGAGTACCCAATAGCCTGCACTAACAGGGTAGAATTATAAACAGAATGAAGCAAACTAAATAGGTGACACGCACAATACATAATAAACATATATCATAGCGTCACCTGAATATATGCAGGAGTTGTTGCAGTTCGGAATCACCAGGAAAGAGTGCTTGTTTGGTGACAAGTTCGGCTGTAATTTAGATGCAAATAACATTAGTAAACCCTCAAACTCACATACAATTGGGATGTAAATAGAATTAGTAAACCCTCTACCTCACATACAAGCTTACCAAATATGCAGCCTACGGACCAAATGTCCACCGCCATTGAGTAATGGGTAGCACCCAAGAGGACTTCAGGAGCTCTATACCACAGGGTTAGTATCTCATGTGTATATTTCTTAATCGGCACAGTAAATGCTCGAGCGAGTCCAAGATCAGCAATTTTAAGCATCATGGTTTTTGGGTCCATCAAGAGATTGTGAGGTTTCAAGTCCCTTAATAATAAAGATTGAAAGATTCATCAATTGATATTCGAAGGAGGTGTGAGAGAAATGAAAGGGAACTAGAGTACCTGTGCAAGATCCCATGACCGTGGCAGAAAGCAACGCCCTTGCAAAGCTGGTACATCAAGCTTTTGATGGTTTGGGGTGGAACGGTTTGTCCAGTTTGACGGAAAGAGcgaatgaatttcttgagatcGGTGTCCATGTACTCAAAGACCAAGTAGAGCACTGTCTTCCCTTCCTTGTTCTGACCTTGTTTGACATCCATTAACCTAACGACATGGGGATCGCGAGAGAGCATTCGCAGAATGGAAACCTCACGGAGAGTGGTGGGAGGGACACCTTCTTCGTCCTCGTGGAGACGAGTCTTCTTCAGAGCCACGATCTTCCCCGTGGCCTTCTCTCTTGCTCTGTACACCTTCCCATATGTCCCTTCTCCCACCTTTTCAAGCTTCTCGAATGCCTCCTTCGCCGATAacactcctcctcctcctggcttctccatctctctctctcaattgAGTCCTTCTTCGCCGATAACACTCTTCAATTCAATTATATAGGCCGTTgcaacatttttaaatataataaataaatcagaAATCGAATCGTTGAGCAACGGACACTTGCCTGCCTgccttttgaatttcaaatcccGCCGCTCCCCTCCCCCTCCCTCCTAAGTCCTAAACAGCAAATTAGGAAAATAAAtacgtttttattttttattttttttttccttttctctgttTCCAGCAAAATATATTCATTCCTATCTTGGATAAGTAGAAATGCcatataataatgatatattaaatacttacattttaaatttgattaaatattaagaataaaattaaaagaaaaatatttacttaaatatgcttgaaattataaaacaatatatataatgtataaaaattCAGGTATTATCTtatgagtaaaaaaataaaaatagtatttattatatataaatatatataattatgggtacattatatttttagtttccggatttttttattcttatgactataatcatttaattttatagagATTTATCTGTGTCtccaatatttttcttaatatatatatatatataattactgaaaaaaataatgataatttttaggaaatttttaatgaaattatatttcatttttttccttttaatgagtttgttcttaaatttaaatctatgataaataattatttttgtctcttAACATGTAATTTGATGATAGATGCATTCCAAAAAGACGAaagtaaaaatacttttgaTTAATATtatccaatatttttttattgtattaacatgtttttaaacaaaattatctaaatataaatcatgttatgacaattttttaattttttttctatcaaactttacaatatattttaaattggaACTTAtgtatgaaaatttaaattcaaatatgtaATCTTTGGATATAATCctaacaatttaaaatttaaaactaactaaaagGATAAGAGGGAtacatatttttctaaaatggcaaaaattactttaaatttgaaattaaattaataaaaatattagtgacGATATTAGTATATGGCCTTCAATCATTCAAGTGTAGAACTAGAAGGTAAAGAAGCAATTGACGTGAGCGGCCATCCATGGTTTCGCTTCATCCACATACACTAACACTAGCGTGCCCTTTGTCCgtttcctcttcatcctccCGTTTTCTCAGATGCTCCGTAAATTCTGCCCCGAAgcgaagaagaagcagcttCATTACTGCTTCGTGGCAAGAGGTCCGTGCTATCCCATTCCATTTCGTAGTTTCTACTATTTCCCATTGTTTCATTTCATTCGATGATTATGCTCCGATTGAAGCAGCTCGCGGGAGTTTTACTATTCTCCGCGATTCCTTTCACTGCCGTGAAAGCTATAGCTAATAGTCCGCTAGGGGAGTCGCTTCAGAGGAAAATGGAGGAGAGAAAGACATTTGCTGTAGAAAACTCGTCTACATTCAAGGCCTTAGCCGGCAAGGCCCGAAAGGAGAGGTAATCCCTCCCTGGTAAGCAACTGTATGCATGTTACACCACAATTCCAAATATGCGTTTTCTTTTGTTCAGGCCTTCTAGGTATGGTTTTGATTCCAGCAACCATGTGTTGTGTTAGGTAACCCCATTAGTAGTTAGTTACAACAGGTTACTTATTTATACTTACTTATAACATAAGACTATATTAGAAcagtttttaaaaccaaaaacatGACAGGTAAATCAAACATGCCCAAGAGGAGCTCTATCCTGATCCAGTTCTATCAACAAGTATATAGCTCCCTTGATCCTGTGGGAGCAGTACATATTTGAGTCAAAGAATGAGGGGAGATTAGGTTTCATGGATAGAAGATTATAAACTTTGAAGAGAGAAGATATGCAAGAAGcgagaatgaaaaagattgaAGACCTTGAAAATCTGACCCAGTTCTCCGACAAAAGGGGTGGAATGTGTTAGACAACTTAGAAAAGGGAGGATACAGAGATGGGGTAGAGGATGGGGTAGAGGCAGGTAGGTGAATTGACTCAAGAGAAGACTGTTGAAGGAAATTAGGGATTCTTTTGTTCACTGGAATTGACGCCAATGACTGGGTTAATCAGGTTGAGAAG
Protein-coding sequences here:
- the LOC547738 gene encoding cyclin-dependent kinases CDKB; the protein is MEKPGGGGVLSAKEAFEKLEKVGEGTYGKVYRAREKATGKIVALKKTRLHEDEEGVPPTTLREVSILRMLSRDPHVVRLMDVKQGQNKEGKTVLYLVFEYMDTDLKKFIRSFRQTGQTVPPQTIKSLMYQLCKGVAFCHGHGILHRDLKPHNLLMDPKTMMLKIADLGLARAFTVPIKKYTHEILTLWYRAPEVLLGATHYSMAVDIWSVGCIFAELVTKQALFPGDSELQQLLHIFRLLGTPNEDVWPGVSKLMNWHEYPQWNPQSLSTAVPSLDELGLDLLSQMLKYEPSKRISAKKAMEHAYFDDLDKRHL